GGCAGACCGTCATGCCAGAGTGCATCAAGAGTACGACGCTCACGGGCGACGATCTCGTCGCCCTACAAATCTGACAAAACAACAGCAAAACAATCAATCTCCCGGTTTCCCCGCCTTTTTCAAGGAGGGGACGTTCGTCAGATGCGGACGCTGTCCGGCATCTGGTGGAACTTGTCCGCCCACTGGCGGACCGGAGTGGTCCGTGCACCCAAACAAACAAGACGAATCATAACAAGCAGCACGGATCCACCCGACAAACTCGCCGACATTCACTCAAACTCTCTCCGAAACCCGTTATCCAGCCGGATCACACTGCCGTTGCCCACCAGAACATCCCTCGCAATAAATCCGCCCGTGGCCTCGCAGTGCTGGCGGATGTGCAGGATGCCGTTCGGCGCGTAGAAATTGGCTTCCACCCGGCTGCCGTTACCGATCGTCACGGCCGCCTGCGGATTGCCTCCGCCGATTGGCTGTTTTCCTTTATTGTTCCGTGTAGACTTTTCAGATTCTCTTCTAGATCCCGCAATGTAAAACAGCACTTCCGAGGCCGACACACGCTCCGATTTGATCACACCGTTGCTGCCGGTCTCAAAACTCTCCGAAATCAATACCCGGACCGGGGATTTTGCCCTGATCTCACAGTCATTGCTCAAACGCAGATTGCGCAGCCGGATATCCCCGCCGCGCAGTACCAGGGTGCAGCCGGGTTTGAGGGTAATGTCCCGGTAAGAACCGGATGACAATGTATAGGTTTTATTCGGTTTCAGATCAATATCCCGTGCGCCCGGGATGATGTCCGGGAAGGCGGGCAGGCCCTTGCGAAATATCCGGAATCCCGTGGATTGCGATATGATCCCGTGAATCGTGCCCGGTTATCCAGGGACCGGCAAAACACGTTTCCGTGCACCTCGGCATTCGGACGGATTTGTATGCTGGGCGCCAGAACATCAGAGCTGTCCGAAATTTCTACATTGTTCTCAATAATCAGCTGATCACCTGTAAAATCCGGAACCCCGTCATCCACGGCAACAAAACCAGAGGCCACACGGCTGTTTGGATGCAAATGAATCGAACGCAGTGCAATGACAGAATATGACAACGGCGAGGCGATATCAGGCACGCCAATTTTGATTAACGTTTCTCTGATGCTGGGATTTCTATAGCGCTGCGTGCCGTATTTGAAATACAGTTCTTTGAGCTTGGTGATCACTTGCGGGTTGTTCGGTGTTACAATCTCAAAATAATCCAGCATACTCCTATTTAGCCCCCATTCTATCTCCCCAAACCGCTCTATATAAGAATTCACATAACGCGGGCGTTCATAATACACTGTACTTGTGATAAAATCCGATTGCATTAACAGAACCAATTGATAAGCACAATCAATCAATTCATAATCCGGATGCAAATAATCAAGCTTTTCTAATTTTATTATTTCGCGGCGAATGTCATGCAACAGCGCGACCTGTAGCTGATACTGTTCATACAGCATATCCCGGGCTCGTTCAGAATCATAATAAAACAAGGTGCCCACATAACCGTTATAATTTTCAAAACCGGTCACTGAATCCCGGCGCAGCAAATGACATAATATATTTATATCAGTGGGCAATTGCATTTCCTGGTCGATCACATCCATATAAACATCCGGATGGCCTTTTATTTTCTCTTCCAGATTCAGTATTCTATCGCTCTTTTTTCCTGTATCAAGATTACTGATTAATCGCAAATAGGTATTCAAATCCGAATGCGCCTCTGATGTGCTGATACGGGCAAATACGATTGTTGCGAATAACAACATCATGCATAGCAATATAGATAATGTACTATTTTTATTCATGGTGATATTCCTTCCCTGATTTATTATTTTATCAATGGACTCATTAAGCAAGTATCATGGGTCGTTTTAGAAATCCTTCTATGTGTTTCAATACTCGCATCGGTGCTATCCGGATGTACTCCTTTTTTCGGGAAAAAGATATATGGCTTTGTGGGGCTATCGAACATATGAGATAACAGATGACCCAATTCATGCGCAAGAACCCTATACTCTGTCGCATTATTGGGTTCAATAAAGGTTACGGAATCATTCCAGGGCCAAAAGGTTCCCGGAAAAGGCGCAATGCCGGCCATACTTGATCTTTTATTTTTGGGCGATCCTATACTAATCAATTCAGCGCCTGTAAAAATAGCATGAACCATGTTTTTATCCCATTCTCGTCCAGTAACGTCCGGTTAGGTTTTTGCACGTAAGTAATTTCGTCGATTTTTTCTATGAGATTTTCTACGATTTTTCTTGTCGGAATCTCGCACTTCATTTTGAATTTGAATACGGAGTTCTCGCACTCTTTCGATGTTAACTTTTTCGTTATAATTTTCATGACAATAGATTGCCAGCAGCAAATATGTAATGAGGCCGCCGAGAATTTGAACCATAAGTCCGTACTGACTTCGAGCTATGAGATGATAGACTTTGAGATGGCGTTTCCACCAAGCGAAGAAATTTTCAATTTCCCAACGAAGTTTGTATGCCTGAGCAACATCTTCTGCAGAGAGGTCATAACGATTTGTCGCGATCCAGTATTTTACATTGCCGATTTTATAACCGACAAGTCGTATCGACTTTTTTGTTTGATTGGTGCCCGGCGTCCCCAATAAAACTATAGCATCATAAAAAACAATGCTTTCTGGTTTTATGTCATGTGCATAAAGACATATTTTTCTCGTCGATGCTTTGATGCGGCAGAAAAATTGACGACCGTCCTCCTGCCATTGGTCAAAGCGTTTATGGCATTGATAGCCCCGATCAAGAACGCCGGACTGGTCAGAAGAGAGTATTTGATCGACAAATGGTCGTTCACCGGCTAAACCGCCTGTGAGATATAGTTTTGTTGGAATGGACCGATTGATATCAAAACCGAGATGAACTTTTGCCTTTTTAGAGCCGTTTCTATAATCAGCCCAAGTCATTGAAAGAACAGCATCAATCAAAGAACCATCGATGGCAACAAGCTTCCCCAAATGTTCAAATTGATTTGGGATAGTGGCCGCAGCTTTGGCTTGAAGTTCATTAAAAACAACAGCTAGTTGTTCGAGGCCGCGATTGTTGATAGCCTCAAAAAAGCTACTTTTTTTGATTCCATCTTTCGGGGCAATATGCTCCCGAGCAAATGTATCTTCTTGAAGAACCTGGACAAGATGAGTCCCTGATTCATGCTCTTCAAGATGATAAAACACGAGGGCATTGAGTTGATCTTCAAATGTCATTTGCAGAGGTCGATCTCCTCGTGAAACTAATGGTGGTACCTTGGACAAGATAGCCTTGATCGGTTCCATTAGTCTTTTGAATGTTTTAGATTTTTGTCGAGGCTTAAACTTTTTAATTTACGTCGCATTTCCATAACACCTTATATTTATTAATGTTATGAAAGTCGACTTTGAAATTTTTGACGTAATGTCAAGTGTTTTTTTGTGTTATGTCATATTTTTTTGTAGAATCTGAGCGTTGCAATTACCTAACCGGACGTTACTGATTCTCGTCCCTTTTTTAAATAGTATCTAATACTCTGTAAATCTTTATATATGTTTTTAGTCCAACTCACATGAGTCGCTCCATCGCTCAAAGCACGATTTATTTCGGGATCATCCAATTGATTTCCTTTCAAAATGCCATCTCTTTCGACATTCACTATAATACCCGCTTGCGCCCAGGCAATTTTTGCCCGTTTTATTGAAGCATTGACATCACTGTCTTTAGAAGCCGGGCCCCGGCCATCGCTATGGGTTTTTACCCAGTTCTCATCACCACTTCGGAACCTAAACACCGCACCCGAACTGGAATCCAAAAAGGGTTCACTGGGTACACCGGGTCTGAACAATTCACCCTGTTCCTTGCCTTCCCAATCGAATTCATCATTGCCCTCACCGATAAGATTCCCATCTTTATCATAATACCCGTCATCCCAATATGCCTCCTGAAGCACATAGCAGCGCATATTCAGAATCCCGGAACACTTTACCTCAGCCGTATCACAGATCGTTTCTCCGGAGGCGGACTGATAACTCACCATCACCACACCGCCCGGATAACATTGATGCGTGCGGTCATTTTGGGATTCATCATAAACCGGACCTGCGCTGAATCGAGATTGGTGCCCATATCCGTCATCTGTCTGAGTCTCAATCACATCATCCAGAGCAGGTGCCACCAGCAACTGCGACTCTGAATTGAAAATCCCGCTATTCACATCCGTTTCTTCCAGAGTTATTTCGTGAGCAGGATCTTGATAGGGCGTGTGATCCCATTTCAAACCAAAATCAGTCTTGATTTTGACATGTAAGGTATCTTTTTCGTCCGGGATAAAATTTTTTCTTTATCCTGGACTTGTACATAGAAACGCCTCGAATCTTTTGAAATAAAATGATCCGAAACGCTTCCCGAATGATCATACGCATGATCCCATAATGATATCTGAAGAGAATCCGTTTCAGCTTGCTGTGAATCCAAAAAGCAGATTTCCGTCTCACTTGACTCAACCCCCACATGAAACGTCAATCGCTCCCACCGCCAGGTATTGAGCCACCAAATACTTCCCGGCAGAAATTTAACATCCCAGCCGGTGATCTGTCCCAAAGAGTCGTAACAGGTGTAAAAATGACAATTGTAAAACGGTTTTAACGCCCGACCGCGTTCATAAGTGGAATAGTCACAGGTATCCGCTTCCGCCGTATAGGACAGTTGAACAAACTCTCCCTCTTTAACAGGGCCGAGGTCCCATTGTTGCGGTTTTCCGGTATAAAAGTAATAGTCGTAATCGATATAGTCACCGGATGACCAGATCGGCGCACAATTGTTCCCGGCATAATAGACCCGATAATCAAATGAAAAGTCGAATCGATCTTTGAGTGTGTCAGAAACCATGCTGTCTCTATCTACAAAATATAAATTTAAAGTTTCTTCCGGATGCATCCGCCACACCATGCTCAGCAGGTCGGCATGTTGATAGGACACAATCAGATTTCCCGTTTTGGGTATCACCAGAGTACTGGGTGTCACGGATAGTTTGTGATTGGACTGCACGTTTGTACCCTTTAAGTTCGTGAATGAATCGGGAAGCATTTTTCCATGAAACACATCAATCTCTACGCTGTCGCGCAATGTGACCTGCGCCGACACCCAAGTATAACCAATCACGAGGCATAAAAACAAGATAAATATATTTCTCTTCATCATATCCCCTCTCTATTTTTGAAACATAATTTTCTGTTTATGGATGTGCCGGATTTTGCCGGATTCTTCCTGTACAATCATTTTAAGAAAATAAACGCCACTGGACACGCTCAGACCTTTGGAATTGGTTCCATCCCAATGTACAGTCCATTGTCCCGCTTGCTTGTTGCCATTGTACAGTGTCCTGACCTGTCGCCCGAGAATATTGTAAAGAACAATTTTGATATGTGACGGTTGGGAAAGAGAATAATGCAAGGTGGTCGAGGGATTGGCCGGATTGGGGTATAATCCATCAATTCCGGTTTCTGTCGGTATTAATTTTCCTGTATCCGGTTCGGCCCTGAAAAAAACCGCATAATAACGAACAAACATTCCACTGTCTGCGCGCATCTCAAACCAGGCAGAGCCCTGGCAATCCGGCTCTGTATCAAATGTACGGAATTCAAAAAATTAGAAACAGAGTCAAGTAAAATTGAATAAAATTCAGAAAAAATAACAATGGTTTGCATTTTTTTGCATAGCCGTCGTTGAGGGGGGTAACCATGCCCGGATTGTACGTAATCAAATACAGTGTTTATACTTATAAATGAATGCATTTGACCCGGGACACAGAGGGGTTCGACGGCATTCCCCCATAGAACACCACATCAACAAGAAGCACAGGCAAGCTCACTCTGCAATCCGCAAATGTCCCCTCCTTTTTCAAAGAGGGGATGTTCGTCAGATGCGGACGCTGTCCGGTGTCTGCTGGAACTTGGTTGGTCCATGCACCAAACCTGCTCGACGGACACAGGCGACGATCTCGTCGACTTTAACGCCCGCGACAAAAATGATCCTCCTACTGATCTTCGTACGGCAGGTACATGGGGTCCCACGGCGCGAGTTTGATCGGGGTTTGTTTGAGGACCGCCAGAACCGGGGCCGGAACAAACTCTTTTTTGACCACCAGCCGGAACATGTACTCGTCAAACCATTCATCGGTCATGATCATAAAGCCGTTATGGCCGCTCTCTTTGCCCCAGCTGTTTTCCAGCAGCCATTTGCGCACGCTGCCGTCCGCTGTGGTGTCCACGCCCATCAGGGACATGGCGTGCGAGGAACCGCTCTGGCGCGACAGGATGCGCTGTTTTTTGCTCATGGACAGCGGCACACCGAACAGCGCTTCATATTCGTAATTGTCAATGCTCAGAATTCCGGCGTCGCGGTCCATTTGCTTGCCCACATCGCAGGAAAAGTACATGGCTTCATGGTCGCGGATAGAGGTGACCGCCATCTGTTTGAGTTCGTCCAGCGGCAGATTGACATAGGTCCAGTTTTGCGCGTCATAACGGTTGCGGTCCCATTCAATTTCATAGAGTTTGTAAAACTCGCGTGTGGGATCGTGCATGAGCATGACATAATCGTTCAGATCCGTGCCGACCACCTCGTTGTAGAAAGACATCGGAGTATAGGTTTTTGCCGCATGCAAACTGTCATCCTTGTCCCGGTAGCGCCAGGTAAACGATTCGGGCGGTTCGCCGAGATGCAGAACCAGCAGCTTGTACACATCAGTGAGCGCTTGTTGTTTGCGCTGCCGCAGCTGTTCAAGATCGGCGCCCTGTTCATGCAGATCACGGATGGCCAGGGCAGCGCGGCGCAGTTTTTGACGCACGACATAACGCATCACGCGTGTATTTTCGCTGTTGTGCGATTCGGGCATCACGGATTTGGGCACCATACCGTATTTCTCGATCACGGCCACGGCATTGTTCCACAAACCGCCGTCGCCGATGGGATGCCGGAATAGCCATTCGACCTTGCGGTCCGTGATATCTTTGTCCCGGGTCGAGATCACATTTTCTAAAAACAGATTAGCCTTTTCCAGCTGATCCCAGAAATACGAGTAATTTTCCGAGAATTCAAACGATTTCACATTCAGTGTTTCCATCACTTTGGGACGCAGCACATTCAGACTGGTGAACAGCCAGCAGCGGCCGCTGCTCTGCTGATCGGTGACCGGATCCACGTCGATCTTGTCCGTGAACAAATCGTCAATTTTGCCCTGCATATCGCGGTTGCGCGCAATATCGCGCACATCATTGTGCGCCACGGCATTCTGAGCGGCTTTAAAGTGCGTGTCTTTGGACAAATTTTCTTTGAACGATTGCAGCATATCATCCGTGATGGCGCTGTCTGAGGCATAGCTGCACACAGCGCAAACAAACAAAAGCACTAAAATACGACGCATACCGTATCCTTTCCTGTGGTTTGGTGATAATCAACAACACCTGCGCGGCCGCGTTGTCAACAATGCGGTCGGGGGTTGTTTTGTTTTCCCCTTAATATAATAGTTTTCACGCTTCAAGCAAGCTGTAAATTGCTCATACAGCCATTGTCAGTTTCCCAGACAAACATCCCCGTCACCGGTACGAATCCGGATACTGCCGTTCCCGTCATTCAAAACACAGGAATAGTAATCCTCTCCCGTGTTTACCTGAGAGGCGCGTGATAGATCTGCGCGGATATTGCCGTCCCCGGTGGATATCTGCACCTCGGCGGACAGATCTTTTTCGATACGGACACGGATATCCCCGTCGCCGGTCTGCACATCGGCATTGATACGGCGCACGGTGCGCAAGTCGAGATCAATATCACCGTCAGAGGCATTGATCTGCACTTTGTCGGCATAGGCATCGCGCATCTGGATATCCCCGTCTACCGCCTGGATCTGAAAGACGCCGGAGGCATGCCGGATGGTGATATCTCCGTCTATGGCCTGGATGTTACAATCGCGGGATTCAATTTCATTCAGCCACACATCTCCATCCACACAGTGAATTTCCAGGTTGCCGGATATATTGTCCAGTTCACAATCGCCGTCAACCATGGACAGGCGGGTCTGTTCATTGACAACATCACGGATATGCACATCACCGTCCGCGTTTTTAATCGTAATATCCGCGCGCCTTTCCGAGATATCGACGTCACCGTCCGCACCATGCAAATCGAGCTGCACATATGCGGGCGCATGAATCGTATAGACATATTCATAGGTGCGCATTCCGAACAATCCAAATGAAAATGCCGGCTCTTTGCCGACGATTTTAATACGATTTCCGCGCTGCTCGAAATCCACATCAAAATCATCCGAAGCGCCCAACCCGGATATTTTGGCTCGGTAACGCACATCCACCTCGACCTCGTCGCGATCCCAGGAACGCACGACCACATCGCCGTCACCGTGCTTGAGCTCAAGGACCGTCTGGTCATCCACGGATTTGTAAATTTTATTGAAATGTTTGTCAATGGTTTTGGCGGAAACCGCGGTGACCAGCAGCAGCACGGCCAAACCCGATATAATGTTAATACGATTCACAGGGACCTCCAATACGTTAAATCGGAATCATCATATGCCGGTTCGAATACGTGTTGTTCATAGTACGTATTAAACGCTACAATTCCGATTGTGTTTACGGGAATATTGGCGGCAGGTTTCAATTTTTATTCGGATTTCGGCAAAATCATCAGCATATGGTCAATATCCGCTTCTTTGAACACGTCACCCCGGGGCGCGAAGCCATGTTGTTTGTAAAAATCAAGCAGATACAGCTGAGCGTGCATTTTCATCTGCTCGAATCCGTGCTGACGCGCAACCCGCATCATATAGTCCACAAGCCGGTGACCGATCCCCTTGCCGCGCCAGGGGTCGCGCACGGCAATGCGTTCAAATTTGGCAAATCCGTCCACAAAACGCAGACGCGCCGCAGCCACGGGTTCGCCATCCAGTTCCCCCAGAATATGCAGGCTGCTGTATTCATATTCATCGATCTCAATATGGTAGGGACATTGCTGTCCGGCCATAAACACAATGGCGCGCACCATATGCACTTTGAGCAGCTCGTCGTAGGAAGACACCAGTTTAAACATTTTCATTTCTCCCGGATCATAGGCTTGTTATCAGGTTCGTAATATTTTACCGGCCGTTTGTCATTGCTGACACAAACCGGCAGTTCATCAAATTCTGTAATGATACATCAGGATGCCGGCGGCCACCGCTACATTCAGGGAATCCGTGTCGTTATGCATGGGAATGACAACACTTTGATCGCTATACCGCAGACAATCCTCCGTCAGGCCGTAGGCCTCGGGACCGAGCATGAGCGCAACCCGCTCCGGCGGCCGCACCTGATTCAGCGGCGCTGCGTCCGCGGTCAATGCTGCGGCGTGAATCGGAATGTTCAGGTCCCGAATCGCGGCAAACGAAACGTTCAGGTCCGCACTCACAGCCAGGTGCAAACGCAGACTGGCGCCCATGCCGGTGCGCAGAGCGCGGCGCGAAAACGGATCGCAGCAGGATGAACCGAGCAGCACATTGGAGAAACCCAATCCCGCGGCGCTGCGCAGGATCAGGCCCAGATTCTCCGTATTGTTGATTTCCGGCAGGATCAGCAGACGCTGAATCGCGGATATCTGCGACAACATACGGTCATCGGACCACAGCGGCTGACGCCGCGCCAGAGCCATAACCCCGCGATGAAAGTGAAATCCGACACTCTCCGACAGCACCGATTCCGGCGCCGTATAAACCGGCACATCAGCGGGCAGCCAATTCCGCACCCGTTCAAGCCGCTTTTCGGAGACAAACAGTGAAACCACGGTATAGTCCGACTCGAGCAGCCGCTGCACCAGAAACCCGCCTTCGGCCAGAAACAGGCCGTGCGCCGCCAGAGAGTTGTCACGTACATTGCAGTAGCATACAAGCCGCTCGTCGTCAGTGCGCTCAATTCGAATGATATTTTCCACCGGGATCACAAGCGCCCTTCCACAAACGGCACCTCAAAGACCTTGTCATGCATAATGGGACCGTGCCCGAAATAGCCCTGTTCGCCAAACAGCTCACCGTGATCCGAAGTCACGGTGATATAGGTATTGACCGGAACCGAATTGAACAGCCGTTCCAGCACTGTGTCCAGGTATTCGACAGCACGAATTTGCCGCTCGCGCAGCCTGGTTGAGTTTATCCTGATCAAAAAACGCCTGTTTGTCATCCACCAGTTTGCCGCCGACGATGTGTTCATCCAGATGTTTGAACACACCGTGCACGCCGCTGATGCGCGGCCACTGGTCTTTGGTTATCCATCCGGCAGTGCATCAGGGATAATGCGTCTCGCCCACATTCAGCAGATAAAACGACGGCGCCTCGTCGGAAAACTGCAGGTCATCGAGCATGGCGTTCATGTCATTATGACTGGGCATTTGTTTGAACGAATCGAATCCGCAATTCAGCGGCGTATTCGGATTGATCACCGGCAGCGACACCCTGGCGTGCGTGCGGTATCCCAGTTCGGCGCGCATAAACAGCGGCAGATACAGATTCGGCACCAAATTTTTAAACTCGA
This genomic window from candidate division KSB1 bacterium contains:
- a CDS encoding IS4 family transposase — protein: MEPIKAILSKVPPLVSRGDRPLQMTFEDQLNALVFYHLEEHESGTHLVQVLQEDTFAREHIAPKDGIKKSSFFEAINNRGLEQLAVVFNELQAKAAATIPNQFEHLGKLVAIDGSLIDAVLSMTWADYRNGSKKAKVHLGFDINRSIPTKLYLTGGLAGERPFVDQILSSDQSGVLDRGYQCHKRFDQWQEDGRQFFCRIKASTRKICLYAHDIKPESIVFYDAIVLLGTPGTNQTKKSIRLVGYKIGNVKYWIATNRYDLSAEDVAQAYKLRWEIENFFAWWKRHLKVYHLIARSQYGLMVQILGGLITYLLLAIYCHENYNEKVNIERVRELRIQIQNEVRDSDKKNRRKSHRKNRRNYLRAKT
- a CDS encoding T9SS type A sorting domain-containing protein, with product MRADSGMFVRYYAVFFRAEPDTGKLIPTETGIDGLYPNPANPSTTLHYSLSQPSHIKIVLYNILGRQVRTLYNGNKQAGQWTVHWDGTNSKGLSVSSGVYFLKMIVQEESGKIRHIHKQKIMFQK
- a CDS encoding C1 family peptidase; the encoded protein is MRRILVLLFVCAVCSYASDSAITDDMLQSFKENLSKDTHFKAAQNAVAHNDVRDIARNRDMQGKIDDLFTDKIDVDPVTDQQSSGRCWLFTSLNVLRPKVMETLNVKSFEFSENYSYFWDQLEKANLFLENVISTRDKDITDRKVEWLFRHPIGDGGLWNNAVAVIEKYGMVPKSVMPESHNSENTRVMRYVVRQKLRRAALAIRDLHEQGADLEQLRQRKQQALTDVYKLLVLHLGEPPESFTWRYRDKDDSLHAAKTYTPMSFYNEVVGTDLNDYVMLMHDPTREFYKLYEIEWDRNRYDAQNWTYVNLPLDELKQMAVTSIRDHEAMYFSCDVGKQMDRDAGILSIDNYEYEALFGVPLSMSKKQRILSRQSGSSHAMSLMGVDTTADGSVRKWLLENSWGKESGHNGFMIMTDEWFDEYMFRLVVKKEFVPAPVLAVLKQTPIKLAPWDPMYLPYEDQ
- a CDS encoding DUF4097 family beta strand repeat-containing protein, whose translation is MNRINIISGLAVLLLVTAVSAKTIDKHFNKIYKSVDDQTVLELKHGDGDVVVRSWDRDEVEVDVRYRAKISGLGASDDFDVDFEQRGNRIKIVGKEPAFSFGLFGMRTYEYVYTIHAPAYVQLDLHGADGDVDISERRADITIKNADGDVHIRDVVNEQTRLSMVDGDCELDNISGNLEIHCVDGDVWLNEIESRDCNIQAIDGDITIRHASGVFQIQAVDGDIQMRDAYADKVQINASDGDIDLDLRTVRRINADVQTGDGDIRVRIEKDLSAEVQISTGDGNIRADLSRASQVNTGEDYYSCVLNDGNGSIRIRTGDGDVCLGN
- a CDS encoding GNAT family N-acetyltransferase; translated protein: MKMFKLVSSYDELLKVHMVRAIVFMAGQQCPYHIEIDEYEYSSLHILGELDGEPVAAARLRFVDGFAKFERIAVRDPWRGKGIGHRLVDYMMRVARQHGFEQMKMHAQLYLLDFYKQHGFAPRGDVFKEADIDHMLMILPKSE
- a CDS encoding RNA methyltransferase, which encodes MIPVENIIRIERTDDERLVCYCNVRDNSLAAHGLFLAEGGFLVQRLLESDYTVVSLFVSEKRLERVRNWLPADVPVYTAPESVLSESVGFHFHRGVMALARRQPLWSDDRMLSQISAIQRLLILPEINNTENLGLILRSAAGLGFSNVLLGSSCCDPFSRRALRTGMGASLRLHLAVSADLNVSFAAIRDLNIPIHAAALTADAAPLNQVRPPERVALMLGPEAYGLTEDCLRYSDQSVVIPMHNDTDSLNVAVAAGILMYHYRI
- a CDS encoding sulfatase-like hydrolase/transferase, coding for MIRINSTRLRERQIRAVEYLDTVLERLFNSVPVNTYITVTSDHGELFGEQGYFGHGPIMHDKVFEVPFVEGRL